AAAGGTCCGTCATTAGACTCAAGAATTTGGTTAAGCATTTTGCGTTCGCGCACCGGGTCATAACGATTGACACCCTGTGCTTCTTTTGCTTTTCCAATCTCTTGAACCAGTCTGCCCCGTTCATTGATTAGTTTAAGAATTTGAAGATTGATCTCATCTGCTCTTTCCCGGAGTGCTTCTAATTCTGCGTGACTCATTCTACTCATCCTTTCGCTGTATCTTATATTACGCAAGTTATGAATCGCTATGTTCACGCCCGCGTTTCTGATTAGTGTTATTATAAACAACTTTACTCTCTATGTCACGAAAAAATTCTTTAACATTTAAACGCTTTTAAGCGATAAAGCATTTTATGTAAATTAGAGAAGATAAGTGCCTATTTATTTTTTGCTTCTGTTATATTGGGCTGTTGATTGCAGCTAGCAGGCGATTGCTTCAATCAACAGGTGCAAAACTTTAACATTGCCAAAAATTAAAAAAGGGACTTTCCAATAAGACCGATTTAAAGCTTCTAGACCTTTTTACCTGATTTCCGCTCCAGGCTGCTTGCTTATCCTTGAGCGGGCGGTGAGCCTCCTCAACGCTGCGCGTCTGCGGGGTCTCACCTGTCCCGCTGCTCTCAGCTCGGAGTCAAGCACCTTCCGCTACAATCAGCCATACCAAGATTTTTCAGAAACACGTGCAAAAAAACCCCTTGGAATCTCCATACACGAAGCACTCAGGGGGTTTTTGGTTTCCGTTATTTCCTCTCTTATGGACTTTTCAGACAGCCCCTTCCTTATAAGGATGATGCCGCTTTTTTGAGTGAGTCTGCGGTAATATTCCAATGGGATGCATTCCATACTGCCGAACCGTGATCGATTAAAATAGCTTGGGGTGATTCATGCTTAATTCCCAGTTTCTCTGCTATATAGGCTGAAAGTTCTCTTGATTCCTGTACATGAAGGTAAAACGATTTCAAGTCATTCTGAGAAGAATCGAATTGGGAAAACTGCCTGAAAGCTTCTTTGCTGATTGGACACGTCAAACTATGCTTCACAAATAAAAATTGATCATGGGTTTGAAGCAGGCTTTCAAATTCACTGATTTCCTTAATCTGTTCTTTCACTTTCTTTGCCTCCTTTTATATAAAAAACCGGCAGAAGTCTTCCTGCCGATTTTAAACGTTAACCTTTAAATTTCCCTTAAAGAGGATTACTTTGAAGAGTCTTTTTCCGCAAATTCGCGGGCTTCCTGCAAAACGTTCTCCTGGGAGTCAAATGCTGACGTACGGGATGATGCGGCTGCTTCTTCAGCCAGTTCATCAATTGCTGATACTTCTGCATTCATTGGATCCTGTTCAGGCGTTTTGTCTCCGCTGCGGATGTCTTTCACTTTATTCATAATGGAAGAAGACTGGCTGCTGACCGTCTGAGACAGAGAAGCTGTTTTTTCCTTCGCCTTATTTGCCCATTCGCTGCTTTTGCCCAAAGCATCATTCGTCATTTTATTCGTTTTTTCTGCAACCAGGTTCGCCTGGCTTCCGAGGTCATCTCGTAAATCCTTACCGGATTTGGGAGCAAGCAACAGGGCTGCTGAAGCTCCAACGATTCCTCCAATAAGGGTGCCGATCATAAAATCTTTACTATTGATCCCATCTTTGCTCATCCTGATTCCTCCCCATTTTCAATATCTGTTTAGTTCATAGTTGAAGTTTTTGATCTTTCTTTTTTCACTTTCCATTTCTGCCAAATGTCCATTGCTGCATTGCTCCATTGAACAACCTGTGAAATCTGTTCTTTGTTTTTATCCAAACCGTTTGAAACGGAGGTGGATACGTTGCTTACAGAACGGTTAAGCTGCTGAAGTGACTGTCCTACTCCCTGCACAGCATTAACAACTGTGTTCAGCTTTTCAGATTTCTGCTGAATGTCGTTGGCGAGCAAATTGGTTTTATGTAGGAGTTCTGTCGTTTCTGTCGTAATTCCCTGAACT
The Metabacillus sp. FJAT-52054 genome window above contains:
- the ytxJ gene encoding bacillithiol system redox-active protein YtxJ translates to MKEQIKEISEFESLLQTHDQFLFVKHSLTCPISKEAFRQFSQFDSSQNDLKSFYLHVQESRELSAYIAEKLGIKHESPQAILIDHGSAVWNASHWNITADSLKKAASSL
- a CDS encoding YtxH domain-containing protein, with the protein product MSKDGINSKDFMIGTLIGGIVGASAALLLAPKSGKDLRDDLGSQANLVAEKTNKMTNDALGKSSEWANKAKEKTASLSQTVSSQSSSIMNKVKDIRSGDKTPEQDPMNAEVSAIDELAEEAAASSRTSAFDSQENVLQEAREFAEKDSSK
- a CDS encoding DUF948 domain-containing protein; amino-acid sequence: MEIILYLSIALIAIAFTVLVIFVSKTLKSVQATLDNVAGTMSGLEKQVQGITTETTELLHKTNLLANDIQQKSEKLNTVVNAVQGVGQSLQQLNRSVSNVSTSVSNGLDKNKEQISQVVQWSNAAMDIWQKWKVKKERSKTSTMN